Within the Telopea speciosissima isolate NSW1024214 ecotype Mountain lineage chromosome 4, Tspe_v1, whole genome shotgun sequence genome, the region TACCAGGAAATTACAGATCATTAAACAGCCCCAGCCAGATTGAGAGCAGAGTACATGAAACAAGTGAGATACAGAGTTGCAGACCATTCATTCCTgccgtttcttcttcttcttcattcctaGTTCGTGAAACGAAACCCTTCTTGTCCTTCTTCATTCTTGTCGACCTTGAAAAGCATTTTAACAAATTCAAGAGAATTTCACCATAAacattaatctctctctcttctaattGACTGATTTGTAGATCTGCAAATCTAAGAGTTATTATTTGTAGTGGGATCTTCTAAAAGGAAAAGtacagaaagaaaagaatgacTGTAGTCGAAAACACAACGGGAGCTTTCAATTGGACGGAATTTGACGTGCCAGCAGGCGGAGGATTATGATAGTAGAAGGGGAAGTACGGTACGATTGGGTTCGGGGGTGGTGGCGCCGGGTAGTAACTCGTCGGCGGAGGATAGACACCACCTCCTATTGCCCCACCTGGAGGCGGCGGATAGGCATAGCTTGTCGTGGGCTGCGAGGGAGGTGGTGGCGAGTAGTAGTAAGTGCCGGAGCCGGAACCGGAACTGGGCGGCGATGGCGGTGGTGGGCACTCAGAGCCGGATGAggagggtggtggtggagacGACGGCGGCGGAGGAGATGGTGGTGGCGGGGAGAAGACTTGGTTGCAAGGATTGTCGCAGGCGGAGCACATTGTGCATGCAATCTGATCTTTCCTTTTCGCAGCCAGTAAGGACAAGTTCGTAgtttcttctttgatgtttgcaGCCGCCATCGCTGTCACCACCGACAATTCCGTCGGTGAGATCAAGAGAAGGGcaaagagagaaaacaagatTCGGTGGGGAATCcccattttttccttcttcgaGAGAAATTTCGAGACCTTCAGATGGAATTTTGAAGAACTAGAGTAACAGCATTTTTTGATTGCAATGGATTTGGAGAATTAGAGTAACAGCATATGACTCAGTAGAGAAGACTGACacaacagagaaagagagagaagagaagaggaggaggaggaggaaaggaGTGGAAAAAGGCAAGGAGAGGAGCGTTAAGGTGTaaatgacgatgatgatgatgatggtgttccACTCCACTAATGGGCCTAAAACTGTAGGTTTTATCGTTACGACTACACGTATGCCCCTTTTGGCTTTTGGGCTGGATACCACCTTAGGGGCACATAGGTCCTACGCTCCTACCTGAGTACGAGACCGTTGGATTGGAACCTGGAATATCCGGCGCGGGTGACTGATAAGGTAAACCTAGGCTCTTCGATTGATACCATTCCAATGGTTTCCGCACATTGGCACAAACTATATTATTTTTAAAGAGGGTTCTAGGATCCATATTAACCAATGGATAAAGGATACGTGTTGAATAAGTGTTTCTTTCGGTGGATATACTAGATGAGCGTCGGTCATCGTTGGGGAGCCACAGACCGCACGTGTGGTTGgctgtggtggtggaggtgaagtATTAAAATTGGGGAAATCCACATGCGTAAGAATAGAATCACATTGGTCAATAGTGCCGTTCTTTACTGTTGGGGCTTTAACCTGTCAGAAGTTTGAACTTTTGActttgtagagagagagagttatatATTTTTCATCTTAAGGATCAGAGGATGTTCGTCATATTACAGTTCTCACTTATTATGATCCAAAGGTCAAGATCGGCGCTTTCCTTTTCCATGGAGTCAAAAAAGTTGAATGAGTCGGCGATTTGTCTACGATACAGGGTGGCAGCGAATGAAGTCTCACCGCTTTCTACACTGGACGAATTCAATTATCCACTGTTTCACTGTTTGGTTTTGGAAGgcacaaccaaacacaccttaaGCTTGCTTTCTCTCTCTACTATTGATCAATTTGGGTTAGCATGAAAACACTtctgtttctctatttttctgttttttgggttcctgagaacaaaaaaataagagaaattcGTTTGTTAACatcagttcatttttttgttcttgaaaatGAACCGGAACAAAAAAATTgctaagaaataaaaaaaaagaaactccaaTTTTAAGTTTCtttgttcaaaaaataaaaggaagaaataaaggGGGAGTTGCTTTTTAATGAGCACATAATTAATTTAATGGGGACAacaataatttcatgttcaacttcaaccaccaccatcgccaccaccaaCTAGCCTTACCACCTTCACCACCGttgtcaccaccaccaccaccaccactgccatcGCCACCGTCactaacaccatcaccaccaccgccgccaattcttccaccaccacctctacctccacctccacctccacctccacctccaccggCACCACCTCCTCAACCACTACTACCACctccatcgccaccaccaccaccactgccacctccaccactaccatcaccaccacctccaccactgctACTACTACCAACACCttcaccactaccaccaccaccaccaccaccatcagaacctccacctccacctc harbors:
- the LOC122660473 gene encoding extensin-like; this translates as MGIPHRILFSLFALLLISPTELSVVTAMAAANIKEETTNLSLLAAKRKDQIACTMCSACDNPCNQVFSPPPPSPPPPSSPPPPSSSGSECPPPPSPPSSGSGSGTYYYSPPPPSQPTTSYAYPPPPGGAIGGGVYPPPTSYYPAPPPPNPIVPYFPFYYHNPPPAGTSNSVQLKAPVVFSTTVILFFLYFSF